The proteins below are encoded in one region of Drosophila santomea strain STO CAGO 1482 chromosome 3R, Prin_Dsan_1.1, whole genome shotgun sequence:
- the LOC120451383 gene encoding ferritin subunit isoform X1, which produces MVKLIASLLLLAVVAQAYGDFKSKQESKSFVRELQKEQKAQQVKEKQNQNHEGQDLECKGSLAVPEITRDWVDMKDACLKGMRHQIQEEINASYQYLAMGAYFSRDTVNRPGFAEHFFKAAKEEREHGSKLVEYLSMRGQLTEGVSDLINVPTVAKQEWTDGASALSDALDLEIKVTKSIRKLIQTCESKPYNHYHLVDYLTGVYLEEQLHGQRELAGKLTTLKKMMESNGELGEFLFDKTL; this is translated from the exons ATGGTGAAATTAATCGCTAGCCTGCTCCTGTTGGCCGTGGTGGCCCAGGCCTATGGAGACTTCAAGT CCAAGCAAGAAAGCAAGAGTTTCGTGAGAGAGCTGCAGAAAGAGCAAAAAGCGCAGCAagttaaagaaaaacaaaaccaaaaccatgAAGGTCAAGACCTAGAGTGCAAAG GCTCCCTGGCTGTTCCTGAGATTACCAGGGACTGGGTGGACATGAAGGATGCCTGCCTAAAGGGCATGCGCCACCAGATCCAGGAGGAGATCAACGCCTCCTACCAGTACCTGGCCATGGGCGCCTACTTCTCCCGCGACACCGTCAACCGCCCTGGATTCGCCGAGCACTTCTTCAAGGCCGCCAAGGAGGAGCGTGAGCACGGATCCAAGCTGGTTGAGTACCTGTCCATGCGCGGTCAACTGACCGAGGGCGTTAGCGATTTGATCAATGTGCCG ACTGTCGCCAAGCAGGAGTGGACCGATGGCGCTTCCGCCCTGTCCGACGCCCTCGACCTGGAGATCAAGGTGACCAAGTCCATCCGCAAGCTGATCCAGACCTGCGAGAGCAAGCCATACAACCACTACCACCTGGTGGACTACCTGACCGGTGTCTATCTGGAGGAGCAGCTCCACGGACAGCGCGAGCTCGCCGGCAAGCTGACCACTCTGAAGAAGATGATGGAATCCAACGGCGAACTGGGCGAGTTCCTGTTCGACAAGACCCTGTAA
- the LOC120451383 gene encoding ferritin subunit isoform X2: MVKLIASLLLLAVVAQAYGDFKCSLAVPEITRDWVDMKDACLKGMRHQIQEEINASYQYLAMGAYFSRDTVNRPGFAEHFFKAAKEEREHGSKLVEYLSMRGQLTEGVSDLINVPTVAKQEWTDGASALSDALDLEIKVTKSIRKLIQTCESKPYNHYHLVDYLTGVYLEEQLHGQRELAGKLTTLKKMMESNGELGEFLFDKTL, encoded by the exons ATGGTGAAATTAATCGCTAGCCTGCTCCTGTTGGCCGTGGTGGCCCAGGCCTATGGAGACTTCAAGT GCTCCCTGGCTGTTCCTGAGATTACCAGGGACTGGGTGGACATGAAGGATGCCTGCCTAAAGGGCATGCGCCACCAGATCCAGGAGGAGATCAACGCCTCCTACCAGTACCTGGCCATGGGCGCCTACTTCTCCCGCGACACCGTCAACCGCCCTGGATTCGCCGAGCACTTCTTCAAGGCCGCCAAGGAGGAGCGTGAGCACGGATCCAAGCTGGTTGAGTACCTGTCCATGCGCGGTCAACTGACCGAGGGCGTTAGCGATTTGATCAATGTGCCG ACTGTCGCCAAGCAGGAGTGGACCGATGGCGCTTCCGCCCTGTCCGACGCCCTCGACCTGGAGATCAAGGTGACCAAGTCCATCCGCAAGCTGATCCAGACCTGCGAGAGCAAGCCATACAACCACTACCACCTGGTGGACTACCTGACCGGTGTCTATCTGGAGGAGCAGCTCCACGGACAGCGCGAGCTCGCCGGCAAGCTGACCACTCTGAAGAAGATGATGGAATCCAACGGCGAACTGGGCGAGTTCCTGTTCGACAAGACCCTGTAA
- the LOC120451385 gene encoding ferritin heavy chain isoform X2, translated as MKIFVALALFACLGSLAQAVDNEYCQNTVITACSSSAFSGNSICNARFAGIDHIEPEIQSYINANLAKSYDYLLLATHFNSYQKNRPGFQKLYQGLSDRSFEDSIALIKQVTRRGGIVDFNTRHESSGSVSTKRGTLEVDELHSLALALDTEKQLATGATHVHSRATHATDADRDPELAHYFEENFLGKQAESVRKLSGYANDLAKLMKVPDPSLSVYLFDEYLQKQ; from the exons ATGAAAATTTTCGTTGCACTCGCTCTCTTCGCGTGCCTCGGCTCCCTTGCCCAGGCCGTTGATAACGAATACTGTCAGAACACCGTAATCACCGCGTGCTCTTCGTCAGCCTTCTCGG GCAACTCCATTTGTAATGCCCGTTTCGCTGGCATTGACCACATTGAGCCCGAGATCCAGTCCTACATCAACGCCAACTTGGCCAAGTCGTACGACTACCTCCTGCTGGCCACCCACTTCAACTCCTACCAGAAGAACCGCCCCGGCTTCCAGAAGCTGTACCAGGGACTCTCGGACCGTTCCTTCGAGGACAGCATTGCCCTGATCAAGCAGGTGACCCGTCGCGGAGGTATTGTGGACTTCAACACCCGTCACGAGTCTTCCGGCTCCGTGAGCACCAAGCGCGGCACTCTGGAGGTCGACGAACTGCACTCCCTGGCTCTGGCTTTGGACACTGAGAAGCAGCTTGCCACCGGAGCCACCCACGTGCACTCCCGTGCTACCCACGCCACCGACGCCGATAGGGATCCCGAGCTGGCCCACTACTTCGAGGAGAACTTCCTGGGCAAGCAGGCCGAGAGTGTGCGCAAGCTGTCCGGTTATGCCAACGACCTCGCCAAGCTGATGAAGGTCCCCGACCCATCCCTGTCCGTCTACCTGTTCGACGAGTATCTGCAGAAGCAGTAA
- the LOC120451385 gene encoding ferritin heavy chain isoform X1, producing the protein MKIFVALALFACLGSLAQAVDNEYCQNTVITACSSSAFSALTGFFTGKSNSICNARFAGIDHIEPEIQSYINANLAKSYDYLLLATHFNSYQKNRPGFQKLYQGLSDRSFEDSIALIKQVTRRGGIVDFNTRHESSGSVSTKRGTLEVDELHSLALALDTEKQLATGATHVHSRATHATDADRDPELAHYFEENFLGKQAESVRKLSGYANDLAKLMKVPDPSLSVYLFDEYLQKQ; encoded by the exons ATGAAAATTTTCGTTGCACTCGCTCTCTTCGCGTGCCTCGGCTCCCTTGCCCAGGCCGTTGATAACGAATACTGTCAGAACACCGTAATCACCGCGTGCTCTTCGTCAGCCTTCTCGG cgCTCACGGGCTTTTTCACAGGCAAAA GCAACTCCATTTGTAATGCCCGTTTCGCTGGCATTGACCACATTGAGCCCGAGATCCAGTCCTACATCAACGCCAACTTGGCCAAGTCGTACGACTACCTCCTGCTGGCCACCCACTTCAACTCCTACCAGAAGAACCGCCCCGGCTTCCAGAAGCTGTACCAGGGACTCTCGGACCGTTCCTTCGAGGACAGCATTGCCCTGATCAAGCAGGTGACCCGTCGCGGAGGTATTGTGGACTTCAACACCCGTCACGAGTCTTCCGGCTCCGTGAGCACCAAGCGCGGCACTCTGGAGGTCGACGAACTGCACTCCCTGGCTCTGGCTTTGGACACTGAGAAGCAGCTTGCCACCGGAGCCACCCACGTGCACTCCCGTGCTACCCACGCCACCGACGCCGATAGGGATCCCGAGCTGGCCCACTACTTCGAGGAGAACTTCCTGGGCAAGCAGGCCGAGAGTGTGCGCAAGCTGTCCGGTTATGCCAACGACCTCGCCAAGCTGATGAAGGTCCCCGACCCATCCCTGTCCGTCTACCTGTTCGACGAGTATCTGCAGAAGCAGTAA